Part of the Terriglobales bacterium genome, CAACGTAGCCAATGACATCGCCGCGGCGCACGCTTTGCCCGGGAATGACGGCGAAGCCCGACATGTGCCCGAAGCGGGTGGAGATGTTGTTGCCGTGCATCAGCACCACCATGCGGCCGTACCCGGCCATGGTGTCGGCGAACAGCACGATGCCGGCAGCCGGCGCCACTACCGGGCATCCGTAGCAGGAAGAGATGTCGACGCCGCTGTGGAAGGCTCCCTCGCCATTGAACGGGTCGCGACGCTCGCCGAAAGAGCCGGTCACACGGCCCTCCACCGGCCAAAGGTGCGGCGCGGCGGCGAGCTGAAGCCAGTCTGCAACCGTGGCTCCGCCCCGCGGACCGAAATTGAAGCCGATGGCCAGAGAGGTGGCGCCACTCATGGCTGAAGTCTTGAGCTGGTAGAGGCGGTCGAGCGAGGTGGCGAACTGCTCATCGGTGAACTCGGGCCCGGAAGGCTCGGTGAGCACAGGGTCGGTCTTCAGTCCGTAAAGCACTGAAACCTCGCTGGCCAGGGAACCCAAGGAGGCTACCTGCAACTCCTTCTCCTGGGCCACGCGCTCCAGCTTTTCGTAGCGGCTTTCGAGCGCCTGCTTCTCGGTCCGCAACTGGTTGAAGCGCGCCACCTTCATCACCATGCGGGTGTAGGAACCGGCCATTCCGGTGACGGTGAACATGCCGATAAGGGCACCGGCCAGGAACACGTAGAGATAATGAAGGGGAATAGGAATCTTCTTCAGTTCGCCGTCCGAGTCGCGGGTTACCAGCAGGATGTATAAACGCTTCCGCAAAAGGTACTTCTCCCGTTAAGGACTCGTCTTCGAGGATTGCGGAGGGACCGCCCTTCACTTCCGCCGGCGGCGCTTCCGCGTCTCCTGGAAGCTCCACGAGCAGGTTCGGTGGGCTTCCGTCTTTGGACCAAACGTTGGCCGTTCCTGGGCTTTGGGAACGGCGGGGCAAGGCTAACAAGGCGGCCAATCGGTGTCAACAACGAAGTGCAGAAAACTTCCCTAGACCCAAGACCTTAGGGGAGTTAGTACCAGTGGACGGTC contains:
- a CDS encoding M23 family metallopeptidase — encoded protein: MRKRLYILLVTRDSDGELKKIPIPLHYLYVFLAGALIGMFTVTGMAGSYTRMVMKVARFNQLRTEKQALESRYEKLERVAQEKELQVASLGSLASEVSVLYGLKTDPVLTEPSGPEFTDEQFATSLDRLYQLKTSAMSGATSLAIGFNFGPRGGATVADWLQLAAAPHLWPVEGRVTGSFGERRDPFNGEGAFHSGVDISSCYGCPVVAPAAGIVLFADTMAGYGRMVVLMHGNNISTRFGHMSGFAVIPGQSVRRGDVIGYVGLSGRSTGPHVHYEVRILDAPVNPYKYLRTTLAHSSVGTGDSGS